A segment of the Marinobacter arenosus genome:
GAGATGTACTCCGGACCCATGGCCAGCTTCCGGATGCGACCGATCGGTACGCTCAGGGTACCGGTCACTTTCGCCGGCGTAAGCTCTTCCATGGTTGCGTCGCGATCGTTCGGGATGACCTTCACCCAGTCGTTGGCCTTGGCCAGGATGGACTCGATCTCCGCAACCGGCAGATCCTTTTTCAGCTTGATTGTCAGCGCCTGACTGTGTGAGCGCATCGCGCCGATACGAACGCAGATACCGTCAATGGGGATCGGGTTATCGCTGCGACCAAGAATCTTGTTGGTCTCAACACCCGCTTTCCACTCTTCCTTGCTCATTCCGTTATCGAGCTGCTTGTCGATGAACGGAATCAGACTACCGGCCAGCGGAACCCCGAAATGTTCGGTCGGGAAATCGCCACTCCGCATGGTGTCGGTCACCTTGCGGTCGATTTCAAGAATGGCCGATGACGGATCAGCGAGTTCTGCTTTCACGCTACCATGCAGATCACCCATCTGATTCAGCAATTCCCGCATATTCTGGGCGCCAGATCCTGACGCGGCCTGGTACGTCATGGGAGAAACCCACTCGATCAGGTCCTCCTCGAGCAGACCACCAAGAGCCAGCATCATCAGGCTAACGGTGCAGTTACCACCGATGTAATCCTTCACGCCCTTTTCCAGGGCAGAATCGATCACATTGCGATTGACCGGATCCAGAACAATCACTGAGTGATCCGCCATGCGCAGGGTCGAGGCCGCGTCAATCCAGTAGCCATCCCATCCTGCGTCACGCAGTTTCTGGTACACCTCGGTGGTGTAATCCCCACCCTGACAGGTCACGACCACATCCAGGGTTTTGAGGGTATCGATATCGAAGGCGTCCTGAAGTGGAGGCACTCCTTCCTTGCCAACGTCCGGGGCCGGTTTCCCGGTCTGGGACGTCGAGAAAAATACCGGATCGATATCGGCAAAGTCGTTTTCGTCACGCATGCGCTGCATGAGGACAGAACCGACCATGCCGCGCCAACCTACAAGTCCAACTCGCTTCATGTGCGACCTTTGAACCTCGTTTTATGCCCGCCCGCTGCCTTTATCGCTGGCAGGGACAGGATGGATGATCCCGCGGCAACAGCATGTCGTTGCCGTCGGGTCTCAAAGTCTACTGGAACCAGGTCTGAGCCTAGATCGCGGCGAGCACGGCTTCTCCCATTTCCCGGGTGGAAACCTGCGTGCCATCCGAAGACATGATGTCCGCGGTCCGTAAGCCCTGATCCAGCACCTTGCTGACCGCTGCCTCGATCGCCTCTGCGGCTTTCTCTTCACCCAGGCTGTACCGCAACATCATTGCGGCGCTCAGGATGGTCGCCAGCGGATTGGCTATGCCTTTTCCGGCAATATCGGGCGCTGAACCGTGGCAGGGTTCGTACATACCCTGCTTTTCAGAGTTCAGCGACGCGGATGGCAACATGCCAATTGAACCGGTCAGCATAGCCGCTTCGTCAGAGAGAATATCACCAAACATGTTGCCAGTCACAATCACATCAAACTGCTTCGGTGCTCGGACCAGCTGCATCGCAGCGTTATCCACGTACATGTGGGACAGTTCGACATCCGGGTACTCGCGGCGAAGGTCATTCATGATTTCGCGCCACAGAACAGTCACTTCCAGCACGTTTGCCTTGTCAACCGAGCAGAGTTTCTTGCCTCGCTGCTGAGCCGCTTCAAACGCCACCCGGCCGATACGGCGAATCTCGGATTCGGTATAGGCGTAGGTGTTGTAGCCTTGCCGCTCACCGCTCTCCAGCTCCCTGACACCGCGCGGCTGACCAAAGTAAATACCGCCCGTCAGCTCACGGACGATCATAATATCAAGGCCGGACACCACTTCGGGTTTTAGAGAAGAGGCGGAGGCGAGCTGCGGATAAAGAATGGCCGGACGCAGATTGGCAAACAGCTCCAGGTTCGAACGCAGGCCCAGGAGCCCCTTTTCCGGGCGCTGGCTCATCGGCAGACTGTCCCATTTCGGCCCGCCTACGGCTCCGAGCAGGATGGCATCTGCTTTCCTCGCTTTATCCAACGTCTCTTCTGGCAGGGGGCTGTCGGTCGCATCGAGCGCCGCACCGCCAACAAGGCCGGACTCAAAGCTGAGATCCAACGCAAACTGATCATTAATTTTGTGCAGGACCTTTTCTGCTTCGGCAACGATTTCCGGCCCGATGCCATCACCAGGCAACATCAATACGGTTCTGGACATTTTCCTTTCCTGTGTCAGATCACTTCAAGTTGTAAAACTCAGTTGCCAGCACCAAACAACCAGGGTGCTGTCTTGCGGCGTTGGTCTTCGTAGGCCTTGATCACATCGGCATCCTCGAGGGTCACGCCGATATCATCCAGACCGTTCAGCAGGCAGTGCCGACGGAAGTCATCCACCTCAAAGCCGAAGGACTCACCGCCGGGGGTCGTCACGGTTTTTGCCTCGAGATCGACGGACAGCTCATAACCTTCGCTGGCTTCCGCCTCCCGAAAGAGCTGGTCAACGATTTTTTCATCGAGAACAATGGGTAACAAGCCATTTTTAAAGCAGTTGTTATAGAAGATATCCGCAAAGCTCGGGGCGATAATCACCCGGAAGCCATAGTCCTCAAGCGCCCAGGGCGCATGCTCACGACTGGAACCGCAACCGAAGTTTGCCCGCGCCAGAAGCACACTGGCATTCCGATATCGGTTCTGATTGAGCACAAAGTCCGGGTTCAATGGGCGGGTTGAGCAATCCTGATCGGGCTTGCCTTCGTCGAGGTACCGCAACTCATCAAACAGGTTGGGGCCAAACCCCGTGCGCTTGATGGACTTCAGAAACTGCTTCGGGATGATCATGTCCGTATCCACATTGGAACGGTCCATGGGGGCCACCAGGCCCTGGTGTTGCGTAAATGCGCGCATGGTCTTTCTCCTGTGGATCAGTGGGTCAGTTCGCGGACGTCGACAAAGTGGCCAGTGACCGCCGCCGCAGCCGCCATCGCCGGACTCACCAGGTGAGTTCGACCGCCAAAGCCCTGGCGACCCTCGAAGTTTCGATTGGAGGTTGAAGCACAATGCTCACCCTGCCCCAGCTTGTCGGCATTCATGGCAAGACACATGGAACAACCGGGATCGCGCCACTCCAGTCCGGCTTCGATGAAAATCTTGTCGAGACCTTCTTTTTCCGCCTGGGCCTTCACAAGACCAGAGCCCGGAACCACCATGGCCTGTTTAAGACTGGGCGCCACTTTACGACCCTTGACGACCGCAGCGGCTTCGCGCAGATCCTCGATCCGGCTATTGGTGCAGGAACCAATGAACACCCGGTCCAGCTGAATGCCCGTAATCGGCATGTTAGGCTCCAGCCCCATATACTTCAGCGCGCGTACAATGCCCTCACGCTTGATGGGATCCGCCTCTTTGGCAGGATCCGGCACAAAGCCATCAACGCCGGCTACCATCTCGGGAGAGGTGCCCCAACTTACCTGCGGCTTGATATCTTCCGCCTCAAGCTCAACCACTTTGTCGAAGACTGCGTCATCGTCACTGTGAAGGGTGCGCCAGTAGTCGACTGCCGCGTCCCACTGCTCGCCCTTGGGCGCAAAAGGCCGCCCGCGCACGTAATCGATGGTGGTATCGTCTACGGCAACCATGCCCACCCGGGCACCGGCTTCGATGGACATGTTGCAGATGGTCATACGTGCTTCCATGCTCAAAT
Coding sequences within it:
- the asd gene encoding aspartate-semialdehyde dehydrogenase, which translates into the protein MKRVGLVGWRGMVGSVLMQRMRDENDFADIDPVFFSTSQTGKPAPDVGKEGVPPLQDAFDIDTLKTLDVVVTCQGGDYTTEVYQKLRDAGWDGYWIDAASTLRMADHSVIVLDPVNRNVIDSALEKGVKDYIGGNCTVSLMMLALGGLLEEDLIEWVSPMTYQAASGSGAQNMRELLNQMGDLHGSVKAELADPSSAILEIDRKVTDTMRSGDFPTEHFGVPLAGSLIPFIDKQLDNGMSKEEWKAGVETNKILGRSDNPIPIDGICVRIGAMRSHSQALTIKLKKDLPVAEIESILAKANDWVKVIPNDRDATMEELTPAKVTGTLSVPIGRIRKLAMGPEYISAFTVGDQLLWGAAEPLRRMLRILQER
- the leuB gene encoding 3-isopropylmalate dehydrogenase, translating into MSRTVLMLPGDGIGPEIVAEAEKVLHKINDQFALDLSFESGLVGGAALDATDSPLPEETLDKARKADAILLGAVGGPKWDSLPMSQRPEKGLLGLRSNLELFANLRPAILYPQLASASSLKPEVVSGLDIMIVRELTGGIYFGQPRGVRELESGERQGYNTYAYTESEIRRIGRVAFEAAQQRGKKLCSVDKANVLEVTVLWREIMNDLRREYPDVELSHMYVDNAAMQLVRAPKQFDVIVTGNMFGDILSDEAAMLTGSIGMLPSASLNSEKQGMYEPCHGSAPDIAGKGIANPLATILSAAMMLRYSLGEEKAAEAIEAAVSKVLDQGLRTADIMSSDGTQVSTREMGEAVLAAI
- the leuD gene encoding 3-isopropylmalate dehydratase small subunit, with product MRAFTQHQGLVAPMDRSNVDTDMIIPKQFLKSIKRTGFGPNLFDELRYLDEGKPDQDCSTRPLNPDFVLNQNRYRNASVLLARANFGCGSSREHAPWALEDYGFRVIIAPSFADIFYNNCFKNGLLPIVLDEKIVDQLFREAEASEGYELSVDLEAKTVTTPGGESFGFEVDDFRRHCLLNGLDDIGVTLEDADVIKAYEDQRRKTAPWLFGAGN
- the leuC gene encoding 3-isopropylmalate dehydratase large subunit encodes the protein MAGKTLYDKLWDDHLVKQRDDGSALIYIDRQLLHEVTSPQAFEGLRLAGRKPWRIDANLATPDHNVPTTDREKGIDGIVDPVSRTQVETLDKNCDEFGILEFKIKDTRQGIVHVIGPEQGATLPGMSIVCGDSHTSTHGAFGCLAHGIGTSEVEHVLATQCLVQQKMKNMLVKVNGKLGPGVTGKDVVLAIIGRIGTAGGTGHAIEFGGEAIRHLSMEARMTICNMSIEAGARVGMVAVDDTTIDYVRGRPFAPKGEQWDAAVDYWRTLHSDDDAVFDKVVELEAEDIKPQVSWGTSPEMVAGVDGFVPDPAKEADPIKREGIVRALKYMGLEPNMPITGIQLDRVFIGSCTNSRIEDLREAAAVVKGRKVAPSLKQAMVVPGSGLVKAQAEKEGLDKIFIEAGLEWRDPGCSMCLAMNADKLGQGEHCASTSNRNFEGRQGFGGRTHLVSPAMAAAAAVTGHFVDVRELTH